The genomic region CACGTAATATGAGTTTAGCTATATGTTATGAACTACACATGTTTACTGTGTGATGGTGACTCCCTTCTTCTGCAACCTGGCCTTGCGCTCCTGTGAGAGCATATGTGCGAAACCGATTAGCTCCTCCTCGTTGGTGCCTCTATTGTCGTCGGGCACGGTCTTGCCGGTCTCGACGTTCACCCTGCACACGCTCCTCTTGAGCAGCGCCTTGCCGACCTCGACGAGCCTGTTAAGGTTCTCCGGCGTGGACACGTCAACAGATGAGGTGTCGCCTTTAAGCTCGTCGTCCTGGATGCGGAGGTAGCGCTTCTCGCAGCGCAGCGCCTGGAAGAGCACGGACGCCTGGATGTCGACGAGGTCGGCGCTGGCCTGGCTGAAGCTGTCGATGAGCGGCGTGGCGCCGTGGTTGTAGAGCCATCCGAGGATCCCCCACTTGCTGCACGCTGCGGCGTCGAACTTCTCCTCCACCTTGGCGGAGCCGGTGCCGAGGGAGAGCACCATGAATTTGCCGTAGTCGGCGGGCTTGATCGGGAAGAAGTCCTGGTTGCCCAGCAGGATCTGCTTGCTCACGTCCGTCATGGCCAACATTGTCTACACGTATCCAATGTCAACATATCAAAATAGAGCACAGTAGATGGACGTCATCGAAATTCCATTATATTCTTTGGAGTGCTTTTTAAGGAACGGAGACATACACCAACTGTCTACTATCACTCACCGGATTGTTTGCGGCAACGCCTCCGTCGATGAGATTGAAGGCCCGGGGCCTGCCATCCTTGTCCTTGGTCTCGAAGTGGTGGCCGGGGAGGTAAGTAGGCGCCGCCGACGTGCTGATGCAGACGTCGGACAGAAGAGCGTTCTTGGAGACGTCGTTGCGGGCCTGGACAAGCATGCCTCACGTAAGCACGACGCAGAGGAAATAACATGCAGTTCACGTAGGAAATATATCATGATGCACGTACGTCGTATCGGGAGAAGATGGTTGGCTGGAGCAGCTTGATGTCGAAGGTGGGGATGACTATGTTCTGCAGCGCCTCGCCGACCCGCGTCTCGCCGAGCAGCTCTTTGACGACGGAGTGGAGGTACTGGCCGTCGTACTTGGGCCCCCTCATGCTCCTGAGCAAGCCCAGAGGCCCGCCGTAGCCGGCGGGGAAGATCTTCGGGCAGTGCTCCAGGTAGAAGTTGTTGATGTCCTTGGCGGCGAAGAGCGGGCGTCCTTTGGCGTCGGGCGCCGTGAGCATGGCCGTCACCAGGCCCCCGGTGCTTGTCCCGGCGATCACGTCGAAGTAGTCGGCGATCCTCACGTCCGGCCCATCGAGCTCCTGCAGAAAATAAGAAGAAAGCCATTAGAACCGGTGCACCTGCAGTAACTACCATGGGTGCAACGGGAGCAGAAGCTAATTACTACTCACCTGGAGCTTCTCTTCGAGGAAGGCGAGGATGGTTCCGGGGATTATGCCGcggacgccgccgccgtcgatgCTGAGCACGGTGACGATGCTCCCGTAGGACGGCGGGGGCGACCTGGGCGTGAGGGCCGACGACGACGACAGCCGGCTGAGCGCGCGCTGCACGGGGTTCAGGGTgagcgaccccgaccccgacccgccgCTGCTGAGCTCCGGGACGTGCACGGGCGACATGCTGGGGTCCTCCGACCGGCCGGTGCCCCCGAGCTTCTTCAGCTAGGTAGTACGAACTTACAGGAGAGCTGCTAAACCAAAGATCCTCTTTACGGGTGCCTTAGCTGCTCTTCTGTGGCTATGTGTTGTGTTGTGTTGCGCTTTGTGAACTGTGCTTAGGCTGACCGGCGTGCGCCCGTATTTATAGCCGCCGGCCGGGTAATGGAACGGCGGTCTGGTACGACCGCTCGCATGCCATGCAGCTCTGACTGTTCCGAGGGAGGAAACGGAGACGAAGCATCAAGCATGGGCGCACCGCGAGTCAAAGCACGTTGAAGTGATCCGCACCGCACGTACTACTACATGGGAGGGGGGAGGCCAGGTTGGGGCATGACGGACCTGACCGCCGCGCCATTTCTTTCCTCTCCTTGAGTGGATGACCGCACCAAACATGCACGCACGCACGATAGCAATGAGCAGAACAATATTTTTACTCTGTCAGGTCAGGGTTCGTGTACGCCGTGAAACTGTGATAGCCGCCACCTCACGGTTTGCTGCCTCTCGCTTTCTTCTTCTTCCGGATGCGTACGCAACGTAGCGTAGGCGTAGGGCCTGCCTGCGAGCGAACGCGTGTAAACCAGTGATCGATCGATCGGTGCCACTTGCTAGCTGCTGCCTTTGGCTCCATTTGTTCAGCCGGATACGACCGCCATACATTGGTCTTGGTCACTCGCAACCCTCGGTCATGAGCGGCTGTGGATGgaacgtacgtacgtacgtgtaaCGTATTTGACTTGAGGAGCGCTCAGAAATGCGTGGAAACCGTCGTAAGGAGTTCCTTTCACAGAACGGCGACGAGCTACAGTTTACAAGGTTGTTTTTATCTGCAACCACTTAGTAGGAGAAACCTCCATATGTATATGGACCGAAACTGGGGATGCAAGCGGACGTCCTCGATCGTCTGCAGACAGAAAAATCAAACTGCCACGGTTATTAAAATTGATAAATGAAGATTAATGTAATTTTTGCTACTAAGCAAACCTGACCAAGCGAGCTATAGTAGGAGCTAATTAGCAGACACGGAGAGAGGCACAGA from Triticum aestivum cultivar Chinese Spring chromosome 4A, IWGSC CS RefSeq v2.1, whole genome shotgun sequence harbors:
- the LOC123084773 gene encoding patatin-like protein 2, with translation MSPVHVPELSSGGSGSGSLTLNPVQRALSRLSSSSALTPRSPPPSYGSIVTVLSIDGGGVRGIIPGTILAFLEEKLQELDGPDVRIADYFDVIAGTSTGGLVTAMLTAPDAKGRPLFAAKDINNFYLEHCPKIFPAGYGGPLGLLRSMRGPKYDGQYLHSVVKELLGETRVGEALQNIVIPTFDIKLLQPTIFSRYDARNDVSKNALLSDVCISTSAAPTYLPGHHFETKDKDGRPRAFNLIDGGVAANNPTMLAMTDVSKQILLGNQDFFPIKPADYGKFMVLSLGTGSAKVEEKFDAAACSKWGILGWLYNHGATPLIDSFSQASADLVDIQASVLFQALRCEKRYLRIQDDELKGDTSSVDVSTPENLNRLVEVGKALLKRSVCRVNVETGKTVPDDNRGTNEEELIGFAHMLSQERKARLQKKGVTITQ